Proteins from a genomic interval of Rhizobium rhododendri:
- the paoC gene encoding aldehyde oxidoreductase molybdenum-binding subunit PaoC has translation MQFDTPATTNPIDQLKVVGQPIPRIDGQLKTTGRAIYAYEWHDPAIRYAYGYPVGAAIAMGRIKSVDADAAKAAPGVIAVVTALDVGKRKKGKFNIANLFGGEEIQHYHQAVAVVVAETFEQARSAAALIKVDYTEGKGSFDLKDAMAGAVEPKESKDEQDTAVGDFEGAFKAAAVSLDERYTTPDQSHSMMEPFASIAAWSGDELTVWTSSQMINWWRTDLATTLGVDKEKIHVMSPFIGGGFGGKLFLRADTVLAAFAAKAAKRPVKVTLPRPMMANNATHRPATIQRIRIGAGRDGKITAIGHESWSGNLKDGKPETAVMQSRLLYAGANRMTAMRLATLDLPEGNAMRAPGEAPGLMALEIAIDEIAEKVGMDPIKFRIVNDTQVDPEKPERPFSHRNLIGCLKRGAERFGWDARARPGSRRDGNWLVGMGVAAAFRNNQTVPSGARVRLDKDGIVTVETDMTDIGTGSYTIIAQTAAEMMGVTMDKVGVHLGDSRFPVSAGSGGQFGANSATSGVYAACIKLREAIAQKLGLNANDVAFENGMVRSGDRSVSLAEAAGSDGLVGEDTMTWGDLSKTHQQSTFGAHFVEVGVDVATGETRIRRMLAVCAAGRILNPITARSQVIGAMTMGAGGALLEELAVDTRKGFFVNHDLAGYEVPVHADIPHQEVIFMDETDPMSSPMKAKGVGELGLCGVSAAIANAVYNATGIRVRDYPITLDRLIGGLPEVA, from the coding sequence ATGCAGTTCGATACGCCAGCAACGACCAATCCAATCGACCAGTTGAAGGTGGTGGGCCAGCCGATCCCGCGCATCGACGGCCAGCTCAAGACCACCGGTCGTGCGATCTATGCCTATGAGTGGCACGATCCCGCGATCCGCTATGCCTATGGCTATCCGGTGGGCGCGGCCATCGCCATGGGTCGCATCAAATCGGTGGACGCGGACGCCGCGAAGGCCGCGCCGGGCGTCATCGCCGTCGTCACTGCGCTTGACGTCGGCAAACGCAAGAAAGGCAAATTCAACATCGCCAATCTATTTGGCGGCGAGGAAATCCAGCATTACCATCAGGCGGTCGCGGTCGTGGTTGCCGAGACCTTCGAACAGGCGCGGTCAGCGGCCGCCTTGATCAAGGTCGATTACACCGAAGGGAAGGGTTCCTTCGACCTGAAGGACGCTATGGCCGGCGCGGTCGAACCGAAGGAGTCCAAGGACGAGCAGGATACGGCGGTCGGGGACTTCGAGGGGGCCTTCAAGGCGGCCGCCGTCAGTCTTGACGAACGCTATACGACGCCCGACCAGTCGCATTCGATGATGGAGCCATTCGCTTCGATCGCCGCATGGAGCGGCGATGAGCTGACGGTCTGGACCTCAAGCCAGATGATCAACTGGTGGCGCACCGACCTTGCAACCACTCTCGGTGTCGACAAGGAGAAAATTCACGTTATGTCGCCCTTCATCGGCGGCGGTTTCGGGGGCAAGCTGTTCCTGCGCGCCGATACCGTTCTTGCGGCTTTTGCAGCGAAGGCTGCGAAGCGCCCGGTGAAGGTGACGTTGCCGCGGCCAATGATGGCCAACAATGCCACGCATCGTCCGGCGACCATCCAGCGCATCCGGATCGGGGCCGGGCGTGACGGCAAGATCACGGCCATCGGCCATGAAAGCTGGTCCGGAAACCTTAAAGATGGAAAGCCGGAGACGGCCGTGATGCAGTCCCGGCTTCTCTACGCCGGCGCCAATCGTATGACTGCCATGCGGCTGGCAACGCTGGACCTGCCGGAAGGCAACGCCATGCGTGCGCCGGGAGAAGCGCCTGGACTGATGGCGCTCGAGATTGCCATCGACGAGATTGCCGAGAAGGTCGGCATGGACCCGATAAAGTTTCGGATCGTCAACGACACCCAGGTCGACCCCGAAAAACCCGAACGACCCTTTTCGCACCGCAATCTGATCGGCTGCCTGAAACGGGGGGCAGAACGCTTCGGCTGGGATGCCCGCGCAAGGCCGGGATCGAGGCGCGACGGCAATTGGCTGGTCGGCATGGGCGTTGCTGCGGCATTTCGCAACAACCAGACAGTTCCGTCTGGAGCGAGGGTCCGCCTCGACAAGGACGGGATCGTGACGGTCGAAACAGATATGACCGACATCGGCACAGGCAGCTATACGATCATCGCCCAGACTGCCGCCGAGATGATGGGCGTGACGATGGACAAGGTGGGCGTCCATCTCGGTGACAGCCGTTTTCCCGTCTCGGCCGGTTCGGGCGGTCAGTTCGGGGCCAATTCCGCCACGTCCGGCGTCTATGCGGCCTGCATCAAGCTGCGTGAGGCGATTGCCCAGAAGCTCGGGCTGAATGCCAATGACGTCGCCTTCGAAAACGGTATGGTGCGCTCTGGCGACAGATCGGTTTCGCTGGCCGAGGCCGCAGGCTCCGACGGACTTGTCGGGGAAGACACGATGACGTGGGGCGATCTGTCGAAAACGCATCAGCAATCGACGTTCGGCGCGCATTTTGTCGAAGTCGGCGTCGATGTCGCGACGGGGGAGACCCGTATCCGGCGCATGCTCGCCGTCTGTGCTGCGGGCCGCATCCTCAATCCCATCACCGCACGCAGCCAGGTCATCGGCGCAATGACGATGGGCGCAGGCGGCGCGCTGTTGGAAGAACTGGCTGTGGACACCCGCAAAGGGTTCTTCGTCAATCATGATCTGGCGGGCTACGAAGTGCCGGTCCATGCCGACATCCCGCACCAGGAGGTTATCTTCATGGATGAGACGGATCCTATGTCTTCGCCGATGAAGGCTAAGGGCGTTGGCGAGCTTGGTCTCTGTGGCGTGTCCGCTGCCATCGCCAACGCCGTCTACAACGCAACTGGCATCCGGGTCCGGGACTATCCGATCACGCTCGACAGACTGATCGGCGGTCTTCCGGAGGTCGCCTGA
- a CDS encoding FAD binding domain-containing protein: MRPFTFERANSVEAAAKAAASNPNAKFIAGGTNLLDLMKLQIETPGHLIDVNGLGLDKIEATGEGGLRIGALVRNTDLAADQTVRRDYGLLSRALLAGASGQLRNKATTAGNLLQRTRCPYFYDTNQPCNKRQPGSGCSAIGGVTRQLAIVGASDACIATHPSDMAIAMRALDAVVETVKESGQTRAIPIADFHRLPGATPHIETVLEPGEFVTAVTLPAPIGGKHIYRKVRDRASYAFALISVGAIIQPDGTGRVAVGGVAHKPWRMDAAEVQLPKGARATTAVLLADARPSDQNRFKVNLVERALGAVITEARG, encoded by the coding sequence ATGAGACCCTTTACCTTCGAACGCGCCAACTCTGTCGAGGCCGCCGCCAAGGCTGCAGCCAGCAATCCGAACGCCAAGTTCATCGCCGGTGGCACCAATCTTCTCGACCTGATGAAGCTGCAGATCGAGACACCGGGCCACCTGATCGACGTCAACGGTCTCGGTCTCGATAAAATCGAAGCCACGGGCGAGGGCGGCTTGCGCATAGGGGCGCTTGTGCGCAACACGGACCTTGCCGCCGACCAGACCGTGCGGCGCGACTACGGACTTCTATCCCGCGCGCTGCTGGCCGGTGCCTCCGGGCAATTGCGAAATAAGGCCACGACCGCAGGAAACCTCCTTCAGCGGACACGCTGTCCCTACTTTTATGACACCAACCAGCCCTGCAACAAACGCCAGCCGGGCAGCGGATGCTCGGCCATCGGCGGCGTCACCCGCCAACTGGCGATTGTCGGCGCCAGCGACGCCTGCATCGCCACGCATCCAAGCGACATGGCAATCGCCATGCGCGCCCTGGATGCGGTCGTCGAGACCGTGAAGGAGAGCGGGCAGACCCGCGCCATTCCGATCGCCGATTTCCATCGTCTGCCGGGCGCCACGCCCCATATCGAGACCGTGCTCGAGCCTGGCGAGTTCGTCACGGCCGTCACCCTGCCCGCGCCGATCGGGGGTAAGCACATCTACCGCAAGGTTCGCGACCGCGCCTCCTATGCCTTCGCGCTGATCTCCGTCGGAGCGATTATTCAGCCCGATGGGACCGGGCGCGTCGCCGTCGGCGGTGTCGCCCACAAGCCGTGGCGGATGGACGCCGCCGAGGTGCAATTGCCGAAGGGCGCGCGGGCCACCACTGCGGTCCTCCTCGCAGACGCCCGCCCGTCCGACCAGAACCGTTTCAAGGTGAACCTCGTCGAGCGCGCGCTCGGTGCTGTCATCACCGAAGCCAGGGGTTGA
- the paoA gene encoding aldehyde dehydrogenase iron-sulfur subunit PaoA, whose product MPSPIDLELSRRDLLISSAATVVVSGIAGKAVATEPVGSEATFTSKVSLSVNGEHRELDVDNRTTLLDALREHLHLTGTKKGCDHGQCGACTVIVDGRRINSCLTLALMHEGDQVVTIEGLGKPGDLHPMQAAFVKHDGFQCGYCTPGQICSSVAMLEEIKANVPSHVTGDLTADGKATLAEIRERMSGNICRCGAYSNIVDAIRDVAGTEA is encoded by the coding sequence ATGCCAAGCCCAATCGATCTGGAACTGTCCCGCCGCGACCTCCTCATCTCATCTGCCGCGACCGTGGTGGTGTCCGGGATAGCGGGCAAGGCGGTGGCGACTGAACCGGTGGGGAGCGAAGCGACCTTCACCTCCAAGGTCTCGCTGAGCGTAAACGGAGAACACCGCGAGCTGGACGTCGACAACAGGACGACCCTCCTCGACGCCCTGCGGGAGCATCTTCATCTGACCGGCACGAAGAAAGGCTGCGACCACGGCCAGTGCGGCGCTTGTACTGTCATCGTCGACGGGCGCAGGATCAATTCCTGCCTGACGCTCGCCCTGATGCACGAGGGCGACCAGGTCGTCACGATCGAAGGCCTCGGCAAGCCCGGCGATCTCCATCCCATGCAGGCCGCCTTTGTCAAGCATGACGGGTTCCAGTGCGGCTACTGCACGCCGGGACAAATCTGTTCCTCCGTGGCGATGTTGGAGGAGATCAAGGCGAATGTCCCGAGCCATGTCACGGGCGATCTGACGGCGGACGGAAAGGCGACGCTCGCCGAGATCCGCGAACGCATGAGCGGCAATATCTGTCGCTGCGGCGCTTACTCCAACATCGTCGATGCCATCAGGGACGTTGCGGGGACAGAAGCATGA
- a CDS encoding error-prone DNA polymerase, with protein sequence MRYAELQVTTHFSFLRGASSAHELFATAKDLGIDAIGVVDRNSLAGIVRALIASRETGVRLVVGCRLDLADGMSILVYPTDRAAYARLTRLITLGKARGGKNNCVLHLDDVAMYADGLLGILVPDLADETCAVQLRKMGDVFGDGAYLSLSLRRRPNDQLRLHELSNMAERFKVKTVVTNDVLFHEPGRRQLQDIVTCIRNNTTIDAVGFERERHADRFLKPPEEMARLFPRYPQALRRTMEIVERCRFSLEELTYQYPLEAIVPGKSAQLSLEHYVWQCVPDRYPEGLPPKTLQIVRHELDLIRTMEYAPYFLTVFSIVRFARSQGILCQGRGSAANSAVCYILGVTSIDPETNDLLFERFVSQERDEPPDIDVDFEHERREEVIQWIYRTYGREKAALCATVTRYRAKGAIRDVGKALGLPEDLIKALSSGMWSWSQEVSARNVKELNLNPDDRRLVLTLQLAQQLMGAPRHLGQHPGGFVLTRDRLDDLVPIEPASMKDRQIIEWDKDDVEALKMMKVDVLALGMLTCMSKAFDLIREHKDEDLDLSTIRQEDPATYAMIRKADTLGTFQIESRAQMAMLPRLKPRTFYDLVVQVAIVRPGPIQGDMVHPYLRRREGKEKVEYPTPELEAVLGKTLGVPLFQESAMRVAMVCAGFTGGEADQLRKSMATFKFTGGVSRFKDKLVSGMVRNGYTAAFAEKTFSQLEGFGSYGFPESHAASFALIAYASNFVKCHFPDVFCAALLNSQPMGFYAPAQIVGCARAHGVEIRPVCINQSRWDCTLERIGDTCRHAVRLGMRIVRGLAVADAARIVAARMNAEFGSVDDLWRRSGVPAASLVELAQADAFRPALKLERRDALWAIKALRDEPLPLFAAAAARDMQAIAEQREPEVALRQMTEGHNVVEDYGHTGLTLRDHPIAFLRNDLAKRSIVTCEEAMTARDGRWVMTAGLVLVRQKPGSAKGVMFITIEDETGPANIVVWPKLFEKRRRVVLGASMMAINGRIQREGDVVHLVAQQLFDLTGDLSGLADREIEFKLPAGRGDEFGHGSAGGGDSRDRAPPPKPRDIFVRPFRIPHGPVHAEPDPQPSQIPKARMEGK encoded by the coding sequence ATGAGATATGCCGAGCTGCAGGTGACCACGCATTTCAGTTTTCTAAGGGGCGCAAGTTCCGCCCACGAGTTGTTTGCGACCGCCAAGGACCTGGGCATCGATGCGATCGGGGTCGTCGATCGCAACTCGCTTGCCGGCATCGTCCGTGCGCTCATAGCCTCGCGCGAAACAGGCGTGCGGCTGGTGGTCGGATGTCGCCTCGATCTGGCGGACGGCATGTCGATCCTCGTCTATCCGACCGACCGCGCCGCCTATGCCCGGCTGACGCGGCTCATCACCCTGGGAAAGGCAAGGGGCGGAAAGAACAACTGCGTTCTGCATCTGGACGACGTCGCGATGTATGCCGATGGCCTGCTCGGTATCCTGGTCCCGGACCTTGCCGACGAGACGTGCGCCGTCCAGCTGCGCAAGATGGGCGACGTCTTTGGGGATGGCGCTTACCTCTCCCTGTCGCTGAGGCGCCGCCCCAACGACCAGCTTCGCCTGCATGAGCTGTCCAACATGGCCGAACGCTTCAAGGTCAAGACCGTCGTTACCAATGACGTGCTGTTCCACGAGCCGGGCAGGCGGCAACTGCAGGATATCGTTACCTGCATCCGCAACAACACCACCATCGACGCGGTCGGGTTCGAGCGGGAGCGTCATGCCGACAGGTTCCTCAAGCCGCCGGAAGAGATGGCGCGTCTGTTCCCGCGCTACCCGCAAGCGCTGCGGCGAACCATGGAGATCGTCGAGCGCTGTCGATTTTCGCTGGAGGAACTGACCTACCAGTATCCGCTGGAGGCCATCGTTCCTGGAAAGTCGGCGCAGCTATCCCTCGAGCACTATGTCTGGCAATGCGTGCCGGATCGCTATCCGGAAGGCCTGCCGCCAAAGACGCTGCAGATCGTCCGCCATGAGCTCGATCTTATCCGGACGATGGAATACGCGCCGTATTTCCTGACGGTCTTCTCGATCGTGCGGTTTGCACGAAGCCAGGGCATCCTTTGTCAGGGGCGCGGCTCGGCTGCAAATTCGGCCGTCTGCTACATTCTTGGCGTCACCTCCATCGATCCCGAAACCAACGATCTGCTGTTTGAGCGCTTCGTCAGCCAGGAGCGGGACGAACCGCCGGACATCGATGTCGATTTCGAGCACGAGCGGCGCGAGGAGGTCATCCAGTGGATTTACAGGACCTATGGCCGGGAGAAGGCGGCCCTTTGCGCGACCGTGACACGCTACCGCGCCAAGGGGGCGATCCGCGATGTCGGCAAGGCGCTGGGCCTGCCGGAAGATCTGATCAAGGCGCTGTCGTCCGGCATGTGGTCGTGGTCGCAAGAGGTGAGCGCCCGAAACGTGAAAGAGCTCAATCTCAATCCAGACGATCGCCGGCTGGTGCTGACCCTGCAGCTGGCTCAGCAGTTGATGGGAGCGCCCCGCCACCTCGGACAGCATCCCGGCGGCTTCGTGCTGACGCGTGACCGCCTCGACGATCTCGTCCCCATCGAGCCGGCCAGCATGAAAGACCGGCAGATCATCGAATGGGACAAGGACGATGTTGAAGCCTTGAAGATGATGAAGGTCGACGTCCTGGCGCTCGGCATGCTGACCTGCATGAGCAAGGCCTTCGATCTCATCCGCGAGCACAAGGACGAAGACCTGGATCTGTCGACGATCCGCCAGGAGGATCCGGCGACCTATGCGATGATCCGCAAGGCCGACACGCTCGGGACGTTTCAGATTGAGTCCAGGGCCCAGATGGCGATGCTGCCGCGTCTGAAGCCGAGGACATTTTACGATTTGGTCGTCCAGGTTGCCATCGTGCGCCCGGGGCCGATCCAGGGCGATATGGTCCATCCCTATCTGCGCCGTCGCGAAGGCAAGGAAAAGGTCGAATATCCCACCCCGGAACTGGAAGCCGTGCTCGGCAAAACGCTGGGCGTGCCGCTGTTTCAAGAATCGGCGATGCGGGTCGCGATGGTCTGTGCCGGGTTTACCGGCGGGGAGGCCGACCAATTGCGCAAGAGCATGGCGACCTTCAAGTTCACCGGGGGCGTGTCGAGGTTCAAGGACAAACTGGTCTCGGGCATGGTGCGAAACGGCTACACCGCCGCGTTCGCCGAAAAGACCTTCAGCCAGCTCGAGGGGTTCGGATCCTATGGCTTTCCGGAATCGCATGCGGCTTCCTTCGCGCTGATCGCCTATGCGTCCAATTTTGTGAAGTGCCACTTCCCGGACGTTTTTTGCGCGGCCCTTTTGAACAGTCAGCCCATGGGCTTTTATGCGCCCGCCCAGATCGTCGGCTGTGCGCGTGCCCATGGCGTCGAGATCCGCCCCGTCTGCATCAACCAGTCGCGCTGGGACTGCACGCTGGAACGGATTGGCGATACGTGTCGCCATGCTGTCCGGCTGGGCATGCGGATCGTGAGAGGCCTGGCTGTCGCCGACGCCGCCCGGATCGTTGCCGCGCGCATGAACGCAGAGTTTGGTTCCGTCGATGACCTGTGGCGCCGGTCTGGCGTGCCCGCCGCCTCGCTGGTCGAGCTTGCGCAGGCCGATGCGTTCCGGCCGGCCCTGAAGCTCGAGAGACGCGATGCGCTCTGGGCGATAAAGGCGCTGCGCGACGAGCCGCTACCCTTGTTTGCCGCTGCCGCTGCACGCGACATGCAGGCCATCGCTGAGCAGCGCGAGCCTGAGGTCGCGCTCAGGCAGATGACCGAAGGCCATAACGTGGTGGAGGACTATGGCCATACCGGGCTCACGCTTCGCGACCACCCAATCGCCTTTCTCAGAAACGATCTGGCAAAGCGCAGCATCGTGACCTGCGAGGAGGCCATGACCGCCCGGGACGGACGATGGGTCATGACGGCGGGCCTGGTGCTGGTGCGGCAAAAACCGGGCTCGGCCAAAGGCGTGATGTTCATCACGATCGAGGACGAGACCGGTCCCGCCAACATCGTCGTCTGGCCGAAGCTGTTCGAAAAGCGGCGTCGGGTGGTGCTGGGAGCCTCGATGATGGCGATCAACGGGCGAATCCAGCGGGAAGGCGATGTCGTCCATCTGGTTGCCCAGCAATTGTTCGACCTGACGGGGGATCTTTCCGGCCTTGCAGACCGGGAGATCGAGTTCAAATTGCCGGCGGGTCGTGGAGACGAGTTTGGCCATGGTTCTGCTGGCGGTGGAGATTCACGCGATCGGGCACCGCCACCCAAACCGCGGGACATTTTTGTACGCCCCTTTCGAATTCCGCATGGCCCGGTCCATGCCGAGCCCGATCCTCAGCCGAGCCAAATCCCCAAAGCCCGCATGGAAGGCAAATGA
- a CDS encoding Y-family DNA polymerase — MTRVVSIYLPDLSTDRIRRAADPAIPVDQAIAVIAKSGSKRWVSAADDPARRAGVRVGMAAAKAQALFQGLLTIEADPRADAAALERIALWALTQYSPIVAVDAENGIVMDTEGADHLKGGERAMLTGIANRFAARGLTTRVAIADTWGAAHACARAIKRETVIIPRGETLRAVERLPVCLLRLPDKIVGDLRTLGFRTIGELSVTPRAPLTLRFGPEIGRRLDQMFGRVREPIEPIRSPGQIAVARSFQDPIGAAETIDKYVGRLVVELCGELQRQGLGVRRADLIVDTVDNARQAIRAGTAKPARDVAWLTKLFKDRTERIDPGFGIERLTLVAVLSQPLEETQTASSFVEDGDGDITPLVDIFGNRGQRVYRLAPVASDVPERSVRRIAATADDIDVFWSHQWPRPVRLLAHPEEVEVIALLPDHPPVSVTWRGKRRRVKRADGPERIFGEWWQHTSEWAAVRDYFTVEDEAGERLWIFRSGDGVDGGTGSHAWYVHGIFA, encoded by the coding sequence ATGACCAGGGTCGTATCGATCTACCTTCCGGATCTGTCGACGGATCGCATTCGTCGCGCGGCCGATCCCGCCATTCCGGTTGACCAGGCCATTGCCGTGATTGCAAAAAGCGGATCGAAACGCTGGGTGTCGGCCGCCGACGATCCGGCAAGACGGGCAGGCGTGCGCGTCGGCATGGCGGCCGCAAAGGCCCAGGCCCTGTTCCAGGGATTGCTGACGATCGAGGCCGACCCGCGGGCCGACGCTGCGGCTCTGGAGCGGATCGCGTTGTGGGCATTGACCCAATATTCGCCCATCGTCGCCGTCGATGCCGAAAACGGCATCGTCATGGACACGGAGGGTGCCGACCATCTGAAGGGTGGGGAGCGTGCGATGCTGACGGGCATCGCCAATCGGTTCGCCGCCAGGGGTCTGACGACGCGTGTCGCCATTGCCGACACATGGGGTGCCGCGCACGCCTGCGCACGGGCGATAAAAAGGGAGACGGTCATCATACCCAGAGGCGAGACCCTGCGCGCCGTCGAGCGCTTGCCCGTCTGCCTGTTGCGGCTCCCGGACAAGATCGTCGGGGATCTCAGGACCCTCGGCTTTCGCACGATCGGGGAGCTCTCCGTGACGCCGCGCGCGCCGCTGACGCTTCGCTTCGGGCCCGAGATCGGGCGACGCCTTGACCAGATGTTCGGTCGTGTCCGCGAGCCGATCGAGCCCATCAGGAGCCCTGGGCAGATTGCGGTCGCTCGCTCTTTCCAGGACCCGATCGGTGCGGCAGAGACGATCGACAAATATGTCGGGCGCCTGGTCGTCGAGCTCTGCGGCGAACTTCAAAGACAAGGGCTGGGGGTCCGGCGCGCGGACCTGATCGTCGACACGGTCGACAATGCCCGCCAGGCCATTCGTGCCGGAACGGCAAAGCCCGCAAGGGACGTGGCGTGGCTCACCAAGCTGTTCAAGGACCGCACCGAAAGGATCGATCCCGGTTTCGGCATCGAGAGGCTGACCCTGGTCGCCGTCCTGTCGCAGCCGCTCGAGGAGACCCAGACGGCATCGTCGTTTGTCGAGGACGGTGACGGCGATATCACGCCGCTTGTGGACATCTTCGGCAATCGCGGCCAGCGGGTCTACCGTCTGGCACCGGTCGCATCCGACGTCCCGGAGCGCAGCGTCCGGCGTATTGCTGCGACCGCTGACGATATCGACGTCTTCTGGTCGCATCAGTGGCCGCGTCCGGTCCGCTTGCTTGCCCATCCGGAAGAGGTCGAGGTGATCGCGCTGCTGCCCGACCATCCGCCGGTATCGGTGACGTGGCGGGGCAAGCGCCGGCGGGTCAAACGCGCCGACGGGCCCGAGCGCATCTTCGGCGAATGGTGGCAGCACACGTCCGAATGGGCGGCGGTTCGCGACTACTTCACCGTCGAGGACGAGGCAGGCGAGCGTCTCTGGATTTTCCGCTCCGGCGACGGTGTCGATGGCGGGACCGGATCCCACGCATGGTATGTCCACGGAATTTTCGCATGA
- a CDS encoding ImuA family protein, with protein sequence MTAAREHVIADLRRRISALARGPATPMESLPFGVGEIDAVLPGGGLARGALHEFAGGGAGVVDGAAAALFVAGIAARTKGKIVWCLTRPDLFFPALAQVGLNANRVIFVEGDRQEDVLASMEEALSYGGLGAVVGELVRLPMLESRRLQLAAEQKGTLALVVRRWRRQTEANDFGQPTASTTRWRVSVLPSVSMPVPGVGRATWLLELMRSRAGACAEFVVGACDDQGRIDLPSGSVDGSHSSRGRSRHSG encoded by the coding sequence ATGACGGCTGCACGCGAGCACGTCATAGCCGATCTGCGCCGCCGCATCTCCGCCCTTGCGCGTGGCCCTGCGACGCCAATGGAAAGCCTGCCCTTCGGTGTTGGCGAGATCGATGCCGTGCTGCCGGGAGGCGGTCTTGCGCGCGGGGCTCTTCATGAGTTCGCAGGCGGTGGGGCCGGCGTCGTCGATGGTGCCGCCGCCGCCCTGTTCGTTGCCGGGATTGCGGCGCGCACCAAAGGCAAGATCGTCTGGTGTCTGACGCGTCCAGACCTGTTCTTCCCGGCGCTGGCCCAAGTGGGCCTCAATGCAAACCGGGTCATCTTTGTCGAGGGTGATCGGCAAGAGGATGTGCTTGCGTCCATGGAGGAGGCCTTGTCCTATGGCGGCCTCGGCGCGGTCGTGGGGGAGCTCGTCCGACTGCCGATGCTGGAAAGCAGGCGCCTGCAGCTGGCCGCCGAACAGAAGGGGACCTTGGCACTCGTCGTTCGCAGGTGGCGCCGGCAGACGGAAGCCAACGACTTTGGCCAGCCGACCGCCTCGACCACGCGATGGCGCGTCAGCGTGCTGCCGTCGGTTTCAATGCCTGTACCCGGCGTCGGGCGGGCAACCTGGTTGCTGGAGCTGATGCGATCGCGGGCCGGCGCCTGTGCCGAATTTGTCGTTGGAGCGTGTGATGACCAGGGTCGTATCGATCTACCTTCCGGATCTGTCGACGGATCGCATTCGTCGCGCGGCCGATCCCGCCATTCCGGTTGA
- the dinB gene encoding DNA polymerase IV, giving the protein MAAMNDVTLPPTRKIIHVDMDAFYASVEQRDNPDLRGRPLAVGGSAARGVVAAASYEARTFGVHSAMPSVTAKRKCPQLIFVPPRFDVYRQVSQQIRDIFAEYTPLIEPLSLDEAYLDVTENLKDMEIATEIALEIRAKIKAVTGLNASAGISYNKFLAKMASDLNKPNGQAVITPKNGPGFVETLPVKKFHGVGPATAERMKRHGIETGLDLKSKSLAFLQQTFGKSGPYFYGIARGIDERRVRPDRIRKSVGAEDTFAEDIDDLDLAKAELRPLAEKVWRSCEANDITGKTVTVKIKYSDFSQATRSKTLSGPVSDIDMVLEAAEILLASVFPFKRPVRLLGVTLSSLNTEDHLAEPQLALGL; this is encoded by the coding sequence ATGGCCGCCATGAACGACGTGACGTTACCCCCAACCCGCAAAATCATTCATGTCGACATGGATGCCTTCTATGCCTCGGTCGAGCAGCGCGACAATCCCGACCTGCGCGGACGGCCGCTGGCCGTTGGCGGATCGGCGGCCCGGGGTGTCGTGGCGGCGGCAAGTTACGAAGCGCGAACCTTCGGTGTCCACTCGGCCATGCCGTCGGTGACCGCCAAGCGGAAATGTCCACAGCTGATCTTCGTGCCGCCGCGCTTCGACGTCTATCGGCAGGTATCGCAGCAAATCCGGGACATCTTTGCTGAGTACACACCCCTCATCGAGCCCCTGTCGCTCGACGAGGCCTATCTCGACGTGACCGAAAACCTGAAAGACATGGAGATTGCCACCGAGATTGCGCTGGAGATCCGCGCGAAGATCAAGGCTGTCACCGGCCTCAATGCATCCGCCGGCATCTCCTACAACAAGTTTCTGGCCAAGATGGCAAGCGACCTCAACAAGCCGAATGGCCAGGCGGTGATCACGCCGAAGAATGGCCCAGGCTTTGTAGAAACCCTCCCCGTCAAGAAATTCCATGGTGTCGGGCCTGCGACGGCCGAGCGCATGAAACGGCACGGCATCGAGACCGGCCTCGACCTCAAATCGAAGTCGCTTGCCTTCCTCCAGCAGACTTTCGGCAAGTCCGGACCCTATTTCTACGGGATTGCCCGCGGCATCGACGAACGCCGGGTCAGGCCCGACCGGATCCGGAAATCCGTTGGCGCCGAGGATACGTTCGCCGAGGACATCGACGATCTCGATCTGGCCAAGGCCGAGCTCAGGCCGTTGGCCGAAAAGGTCTGGCGCTCTTGCGAGGCCAACGACATCACGGGAAAGACGGTGACTGTCAAAATCAAATATTCGGATTTCAGCCAGGCGACCCGCAGCAAAACCCTGTCCGGGCCTGTCTCGGATATCGACATGGTGCTGGAGGCCGCAGAAATCCTGCTTGCCTCGGTGTTCCCGTTCAAACGTCCGGTGCGACTGCTGGGCGTGACCCTCTCATCGCTGAATACGGAAGACCACCTGGCAGAACCGCAACTCGCTCTAGGCCTCTGA